A single Vulpes vulpes isolate BD-2025 chromosome 16, VulVul3, whole genome shotgun sequence DNA region contains:
- the TEX35 gene encoding testis-expressed protein 35, translated as MEIQEVQRLGAGLQRVGAWAPRVPRPGQPGSFACDITGYDEPDSLHLEMNISLWKGSPSSSIASRVRNELREVREELKEKMDEIKQIKGIMDKDFDKLQEFVEIMKEMQKDMDEKMDVLINIQKNSKLPLRRGPKEQQELRLIGKTDTDPQLRLKKMDGADGTPLSLHKKIMALQKTKKDPLDSLHQCGTCCEKCLLSALKNNYNQGSRKLPCHAWPPFSSLASGAAF; from the exons ATGGAGATCCAAGAGGTCCAGCGACTTGGTGCAGGCTTGCAGAGGGTCGGGGCCTGGGCTCCCCGGGTCCCCAGGCCTGGGCAGCCTGGTTCCTTTGCTTGTGACATCACCGGATATGATGAACCAGACAGTCTACACCTGGAGATgaatatctccctgtggaaaggAAGCCCTTCTTCCTCTA TCGCCTCCCGTGTAAGGAATGAACTCAGGGAGGTGAGGGAAGAGCTCAAGGAAAAAATGGACGAGATCAAACAGATAAAGGGCATAATGGACAAGGATTTTGATAAACTCCAGGAATTTGTGGAGATTATGAAGGAAATGCAGAAGGATATGGACGAGAAGATggatgttttaataaatatacagaaGAACAGCAAGCTTCCCCTTAGAAGAGGGCCAAAGGAACAGCAGGAACTCAGACTCATaggaaaaacagacacagacCCCCAGCTCCGGCTCAAGAAAATGGATGGAGCAGATGGAACACCACTCTCTCTTCACAAGAAGATCATGGCCctacaaaagacaaagaaggacccTCTGGATTCCCTTCATCAATGCGGGACCTGCTGCgaaaaatgtttgttgagtgccCTAAAGAACAACTATAATCAGGGCAGCAGAAAACTTCCATGCCACGCCTGGCCACCCTTTTCATCCTTGGCCTCTGGAGCTGCTTTCTGA